From one Suricata suricatta isolate VVHF042 chromosome 8, meerkat_22Aug2017_6uvM2_HiC, whole genome shotgun sequence genomic stretch:
- the TEKT4 gene encoding tektin-4: MREPRPSSFPRPGARLASTMAQTDALLTQQPAPQTVPACELPRKLHDVARNTGAYTSSGLATAGFRSAKYLVDEWFQNCCARYHQAFADRDLSERQRHESQQLAAETEALARRTQEDATRQVGARLQDIHCWKSELQREVGELDAETDLLLAQKQRLERALDAAAVPFSIATDNLQCRERRQHPDLVRDHVEMELLKEAELIRNIQELLKRTXXXXXAHPRRNREHKETCEMDWSDKVEAYNIDQTCAHFHNQSAEVQFYPHSAKFEESASTPETWARFTQENLHRAERERLASVNLRVLIDCILRDTAEDLRLQCDAVNLAFERRCEELEDARHKMTDHLHKTLREITDQEHNVAVLKQAIKDKEAPLKVAQTRLYQRSHRPNVELCRDAAQFRLVSEVEELNMSLAALKEKLLEAEQSLRNLEDTRMSLEKDIAIKTNSLYIDRQKCMTHRARYPTPLQLAGYQ, from the exons ATGCGTGAGCCGCGGCCCTCTTCCTTCCCTCGCCCGGGAGCGCGGCTGGCCAGCACCATGGCGCAGACGGACGCGCTCCTGACCCAGCAGCCCGCCCCGCAGACGGTGCCGGCGTGCGAGCTGCCCCGAAAGCTGCACGACGTGGCCCGGAACACGGGCGCCTACACGTCCTCGGGCCTGGCCACCGCCGGCTTCCGCTCGGCCAAGTACCTGGTGGACGAGTGGTTCCAGAACTGCTGTGCCCGCTACCACCAAGCCTTCGCCGACCGCGACCTTTCGGAGCGGCAGCGCCACGAGAGCCAGCAGCTGGCAGCCGAGACGGAGGCGCTGGCGCGGCGCACGCAGGAGGACGCCACCAGGCAGGTGGGCGCGCGCCTGCAGGACATCCACTGCTGGAAGTCCGAGCTGCAGCGCGAGGTGGGCGAGCTGGACGCCGAGACCGACCTGCTGCTGGCCCAGAAGCAGCGGCTGGAGCGCGCCCTGGACGCCGCCGCCGTGCCCTTCTCCATCGCCACCGACAACCTGCAGTGCCGCGAGCGCCGCCAGCACCCGGACCTCGTACGCGACCACGTGGAGATGGAGCTGCTAAAG GAGGCCGAGCTTATCCGGAACATTCAGGAGCTCCTAAAAAGGACCNNNNNNNNNNNNN CTGCCCACCCCAGGCGGAACCGGGAGCACAAGGAGACGTGTGAGATGGACTGGTCCGACAAGGTGGAGGCCTACAACATCGACCAGACGTGCGCCCACTTCCACAACCAGAGCGCCGAGGTGCAGTTCTACCCGCACTCCGCCAAGTTCGAGGAGAG CGCCTCCACGCCAGAGACGTGGGCCCGGTTCACCCAGGAAAACCTGCACCGCGCGGAGCGCGAGCGCCTGGCTTCGGTCAACCTGCGGGTGCTCATTGATTGCATCCTGCGGGACACGGCCGAGGACCTGCGGCTGCAGTGCGACGCTGTGAACCTGGCCTTCGAGCGCCGCTGCGAGGAGCTGGAGGACGCACGCCACAAAATGACCGACCACCTGCACAAG ACGCTGCGGGAGATCACGGACCAGGAGCACAACGTCGCAGTGCTGAAGCAGGCCATCAAGGACAAGGAGGCGCCTCTGAAGGTGGCTCAGACCCGCTTATACCAGCGCTCACACCGGCCCAACGTGGAGCTGTGCCGAGACGCCGCCCAGTTCAG GCTGGTGAGCGAGGTGGAGGAGCTGAACATGTCCCTTGCGGCACTGAAGGAGAAACTTCTAGAAGCGGAGCAGTCGCTGCGCAATCTGGAGGACACGCGCATGAGCCTGGAGAAGGACATTGCCATCAAGACCAACAGCCTCTACATCGACCGGCAGAAGTGCATGACCCACCGTGCCCGCTACCCCACGCCCCTCCAGCTGGCTGGCTACCAGTGA